In Streptomyces sp. NBC_00433, a single genomic region encodes these proteins:
- a CDS encoding FKBP-type peptidyl-prolyl cis-trans isomerase: MRRRSVLLAVPALMLTAAGCGDDSKKSDSAASDSPSGSPSTSASATPSATPSATPSTKIVSGPVPKVTSGTAFNTKPTVAKGTGTPSTDLAVKTLIPGEGAAVASGDIVQVNYLGQVWSTAKVFDTNFGKTPYAFQTGSQAVIPGFEQAVIGAKKNGRVIAAIPPALGYGTSGNAQAGIKGTDTLVFVVDVLNVYTGKDSAKGKTVPQTDADLPKVGTNTDGKAPSITVPKTKAPTKLVSNYVLEGDGKAVKASDTLVVQYKGVLWDGGKEFDSSYSRKQVTQFPLSSVIPGWTQGLTGKKVGSRVMLVTPPDLAYKDQANGPVPANATLVFSVDIIAVL; the protein is encoded by the coding sequence GTGCGCCGACGCTCCGTACTGCTCGCCGTGCCCGCGCTCATGCTCACTGCCGCCGGCTGTGGTGACGACTCCAAGAAGAGCGATTCAGCGGCCTCCGACTCGCCCTCGGGCTCGCCGAGCACATCGGCGAGCGCCACGCCCAGCGCGACCCCCAGCGCGACGCCGAGCACCAAGATCGTCAGCGGCCCGGTGCCGAAGGTCACCAGCGGCACCGCCTTCAACACCAAGCCGACCGTGGCCAAGGGAACCGGCACCCCGTCCACCGACCTCGCCGTCAAGACGCTGATCCCCGGCGAGGGCGCCGCGGTGGCTTCCGGCGACATCGTTCAGGTGAACTACCTGGGCCAGGTGTGGAGCACCGCCAAGGTGTTCGACACCAACTTCGGGAAGACGCCGTACGCCTTCCAGACCGGCAGCCAGGCGGTCATCCCGGGCTTCGAGCAGGCCGTGATCGGCGCCAAGAAGAACGGCCGGGTCATCGCGGCCATCCCGCCGGCCCTCGGCTACGGGACCTCGGGCAACGCCCAGGCGGGCATCAAGGGCACCGACACCCTGGTCTTCGTCGTGGACGTGCTCAACGTCTACACGGGCAAGGACTCCGCCAAGGGCAAGACCGTGCCGCAGACCGACGCGGACCTGCCCAAGGTCGGCACGAACACCGACGGCAAGGCGCCGTCCATCACGGTGCCCAAGACCAAGGCGCCCACCAAGCTGGTCTCGAACTACGTGCTGGAAGGCGACGGCAAGGCCGTCAAGGCCTCCGACACGCTGGTGGTGCAGTACAAGGGCGTGCTGTGGGACGGCGGCAAGGAGTTCGACTCCAGCTACTCCCGCAAGCAGGTCACGCAGTTCCCGCTGTCCAGCGTCATCCCGGGCTGGACGCAGGGCCTGACCGGCAAGAAGGTCGGCAGCCGGGTGATGCTGGTGACGCCGCCGGACCTGGCCTACAAGGACCAGGCCAACGGACCGGTGCCGGCGAACGCCACACTGGTCTTCTCGGTGGACATCATCGCGGTTCTGTAA
- a CDS encoding FKBP-type peptidyl-prolyl cis-trans isomerase encodes MSIDKPEIDFPGGEPPADLEIKDIWEGDGPVAKAGDTVSVHYVGVAFSSGEEFDASWNRGTPLQFQLGVGQVIAGWDQGVQGMKVGGRRQLTIPSRLAYGDRGAGSSIKPGETLIFVCDLVAV; translated from the coding sequence GTGAGCATCGACAAGCCCGAGATCGACTTCCCGGGCGGCGAGCCGCCGGCCGACCTGGAGATCAAGGACATCTGGGAGGGCGACGGGCCGGTCGCCAAGGCAGGGGACACCGTCTCCGTCCACTACGTCGGCGTGGCGTTCTCCTCCGGCGAGGAGTTCGACGCGAGCTGGAACCGCGGCACACCGCTGCAGTTCCAGCTGGGCGTCGGCCAGGTCATCGCCGGCTGGGACCAGGGCGTGCAGGGCATGAAGGTCGGCGGCCGCCGCCAGCTGACCATCCCGTCCCGCCTCGCCTACGGCGACCGCGGCGCCGGCAGCTCCATCAAGCCGGGCGAGACGCTGATCTTCGTCTGCGACCTGGTCGCTGTCTGA
- a CDS encoding WYL domain-containing protein, whose amino-acid sequence MAIAKAERLMNLALCLMNTRRPVSKRELRASIEAYHEVTSDDSFNRMFERDKDDLRELGLVIDTVENLEGEYGYLARRDRNRLPDIALDPEEAAALALAAKVWQQARLAEAASGALQKLRAAGVPYEDTHSALEPRIPTPEPAFEALMLATRERRAVAFDYRKASAVRPEPRQVEPWALECWRGHWYLAGYDRDRGAVRVFRLSRISGRVKARGAFTAEVPAHVDVRETVARWAGEGATTTATIRLRRDSGYPLRAKAVATTPVDADWDELEVPYGHGLDAWLAEFGPDVVVLAPDELRTEVLDRLRAVAKG is encoded by the coding sequence ATGGCGATTGCCAAGGCCGAGCGGCTGATGAATCTGGCGCTGTGCCTGATGAACACCCGTCGCCCGGTCAGCAAGCGCGAGCTGCGGGCCTCCATCGAGGCCTACCACGAGGTCACCTCGGACGACTCCTTCAACCGGATGTTCGAGCGGGACAAGGACGACCTGCGCGAGCTGGGCCTGGTCATCGACACCGTGGAGAACCTCGAAGGCGAGTACGGCTACCTCGCCCGCCGCGACCGCAACCGGCTGCCCGACATCGCACTCGACCCCGAGGAGGCCGCCGCCCTGGCGCTGGCCGCCAAGGTCTGGCAGCAGGCCAGGCTGGCCGAGGCGGCCAGCGGGGCGCTGCAGAAGCTGCGCGCGGCGGGGGTGCCGTACGAGGACACCCACAGCGCGCTTGAGCCGCGGATCCCCACCCCGGAGCCGGCCTTCGAGGCGCTGATGCTGGCCACCCGCGAGCGCCGGGCCGTCGCCTTCGACTACCGCAAGGCCAGCGCGGTGCGCCCGGAGCCGCGGCAGGTCGAGCCGTGGGCGCTGGAGTGCTGGCGCGGCCACTGGTATCTGGCCGGCTACGACCGGGACCGCGGCGCGGTCCGGGTCTTCCGGCTGTCGCGGATCAGCGGCCGGGTCAAGGCGCGCGGCGCCTTCACCGCCGAGGTGCCCGCGCATGTGGACGTACGCGAGACCGTGGCGCGCTGGGCCGGCGAGGGCGCCACCACCACCGCCACGATCCGGCTGCGCCGCGACAGCGGCTATCCGCTGCGGGCCAAGGCGGTCGCCACCACCCCGGTCGACGCGGACTGGGACGAGCTGGAGGTGCCCTACGGGCACGGCCTGGACGCCTGGCTCGCCGAATTCGGCCCCGAC